In Sporichthya polymorpha DSM 43042, a genomic segment contains:
- a CDS encoding phosphotransferase family protein yields MTEPHFSENLFEDDVADDEDIFEVDDESSGLKAQLKEFLKDQLNEEAGPVIEAPPVPIAGGSSKQHYKFAVSWFNGTKRVRRQMILRQEPASGVVDSDMQTEAIILNALRGGDVPVPMLQWSDLQPAWFDTRTLIFEQSRGEADRAALRDKDPFKLGLEGRIDLARAMTGVLADLHALNPAEHSLDLVLPYPDDSVMSEVNKWDYAVDKEQLDPQRLLAPARDWLQVHMQPGSPELCLVHGDFRPANFLVDDGRPTTLLDWEMAHLGDPAEDVGWYTCSLYRTEHFPEGWGVEDFLARYVERGGPELEPERIKFWQVFAVFKLAVIALRAVRNVESGAVDGPKPPIDRVIETLNADIA; encoded by the coding sequence ATGACTGAGCCTCACTTCTCCGAGAACCTCTTCGAGGACGACGTCGCCGATGACGAGGACATCTTCGAGGTCGACGACGAGTCGTCGGGGCTGAAGGCCCAGCTCAAGGAGTTCCTCAAGGACCAGCTCAACGAGGAAGCCGGGCCGGTGATCGAGGCGCCGCCGGTACCGATTGCGGGCGGCAGCTCGAAACAGCACTACAAGTTCGCGGTCAGCTGGTTCAACGGCACCAAGCGCGTCCGACGTCAGATGATCCTGCGTCAGGAGCCGGCGTCGGGCGTCGTCGACTCGGACATGCAGACCGAGGCGATCATCCTCAACGCGCTGCGCGGCGGCGACGTCCCCGTCCCGATGCTGCAGTGGTCGGACCTGCAGCCGGCGTGGTTCGACACCCGCACGCTGATCTTCGAACAGAGCCGCGGCGAGGCCGACCGGGCCGCGCTCCGCGACAAGGACCCCTTCAAACTCGGGCTCGAAGGCCGCATCGACCTCGCCCGCGCGATGACCGGCGTCCTCGCCGACCTCCACGCGCTGAATCCGGCGGAGCACAGCCTCGACCTCGTCCTCCCGTACCCGGACGACTCGGTGATGAGCGAGGTCAACAAGTGGGACTACGCCGTCGACAAGGAGCAGCTCGACCCGCAGCGGCTGCTCGCGCCGGCGCGCGACTGGCTGCAGGTTCACATGCAGCCCGGTTCGCCGGAGCTCTGCCTCGTCCACGGTGACTTCCGACCGGCGAACTTCCTCGTCGACGACGGCCGTCCGACGACCCTGCTCGACTGGGAGATGGCCCACCTCGGCGACCCCGCCGAGGACGTCGGCTGGTACACCTGCTCGCTCTACCGGACCGAGCACTTCCCCGAGGGCTGGGGCGTCGAGGACTTCCTCGCCCGCTACGTCGAGCGCGGCGGCCCCGAGCTCGAGCCCGAGCGAATCAAGTTCTGGCAGGTCTTCGCGGTCTTCAAGCTCGCGGTGATCGCGCTCCGCGCCGTCCGGAACGTCGAGTCCGGCGCGGTCGACGGCCCGA
- a CDS encoding thiolase family protein: protein MSNNVWVIGTSMTRFGRFPEKDLMDLAVEATSGALKDADLDLGQIGLLALGNVYETNSHHGQRLQNQMGQTGIPVYNVVNACATGATAVRVAMMSILAGETDLGLAVGVEQMGKMGLIGGSKRRDEKKVYTPKGRYGSVVKTEGTFGTNLMPGVFAQAGTEYALQHGVTQTQFAKVAHKNHLHSTLNPLAQYQKEFSLEEILAAEVIAWPNTLPMCCPTGDGAAAVILCSDAKLATLDPDVRRRAVKVSASVLTSDPYVDGGQVQADINTLTRNAAAQAYEKAGVGPADLDLVELHDCFATAELVHYDNLGLCEPGAAGEFIDSGAPYRDGRIPVNVSGGLLSKGHPLGATGVANIYEIVTHLRGEAGARQIEGAKVGLAHVIGLASACGVHILEKRA from the coding sequence ATGTCCAACAACGTGTGGGTCATCGGGACCTCGATGACGCGGTTCGGCCGCTTCCCCGAGAAGGACCTCATGGATCTCGCGGTCGAGGCCACCTCGGGCGCCCTCAAGGACGCCGACCTCGACCTCGGCCAGATCGGCCTGCTGGCGCTGGGCAACGTGTACGAGACCAACTCGCACCACGGCCAGCGGCTGCAGAACCAGATGGGCCAGACCGGCATCCCGGTCTACAACGTCGTGAACGCCTGCGCGACCGGCGCGACCGCGGTGCGCGTGGCGATGATGTCCATCCTCGCCGGTGAGACCGATCTCGGCCTCGCCGTCGGCGTCGAGCAGATGGGCAAGATGGGCCTGATCGGCGGCAGCAAGCGCCGCGACGAGAAGAAGGTTTACACGCCCAAGGGCCGCTACGGCTCGGTCGTGAAGACCGAGGGCACGTTCGGCACGAACCTGATGCCCGGTGTCTTCGCGCAGGCCGGCACCGAGTACGCCCTTCAGCACGGGGTGACGCAGACTCAGTTCGCGAAGGTCGCGCACAAGAACCACCTGCACTCGACGCTGAACCCGCTGGCGCAGTACCAGAAGGAGTTCAGCCTCGAGGAGATCCTCGCCGCCGAGGTCATCGCCTGGCCGAACACGCTGCCGATGTGCTGCCCGACCGGCGACGGCGCCGCCGCGGTGATCCTCTGCTCGGACGCCAAGCTCGCGACGCTCGACCCGGACGTCCGCCGCCGTGCGGTGAAGGTCTCGGCGTCGGTGCTCACCTCCGACCCCTACGTCGACGGCGGCCAGGTGCAGGCCGACATCAACACCCTGACCCGCAACGCGGCCGCGCAGGCGTACGAGAAGGCGGGCGTCGGCCCGGCCGACCTCGACTTGGTCGAGCTGCACGACTGCTTCGCGACCGCCGAGCTGGTGCACTACGACAACCTCGGCCTCTGCGAGCCGGGTGCCGCGGGCGAGTTCATCGACTCCGGTGCGCCCTACCGCGACGGGCGAATCCCGGTGAACGTCTCCGGCGGTCTGCTCTCCAAGGGCCACCCGCTCGGCGCGACCGGGGTCGCGAACATCTACGAGATCGTCACGCACCTGCGCGGCGAGGCCGGCGCCCGGCAGATCGAGGGCGCGAAGGTCGGGCTCGCGCACGTCATCGGCCTCGCCTCCGCCTGTGGCGTGCACATTCTCGAGAAGCGCGCCTGA
- a CDS encoding acyl-CoA dehydrogenase family protein, giving the protein MSIDRTELDLLRGALEDLATAHPTGLRDALRDFGWADLLVEDPAVAVEVLFRLQGERLTDETLLDEVVLAALEGSEAAAVVQPLPGQELSSRYDSEGVRVDGVFTRPVEAGATVLVPCRALGGTAVLAVPVDGLLQKAAQGLDLGRPWVRVRGDVHPGAVAHVGGDAAWERMLAAGRRALAAELLGLGTRMLDLAVEHTSSRVQFGQALATFQVVRHKLADVRVWGEVAELAFAAAWEDTDPLAATLAKSAAVRYTATAREHVQQLLGGMGFSWEHDFHRYLRRAIVLESLLGGASALRAEIGTSICESGRLPDLAAL; this is encoded by the coding sequence ATGTCCATCGACCGCACGGAACTCGACCTCCTGCGCGGCGCGCTGGAGGACCTGGCCACCGCCCACCCGACGGGCCTGCGCGACGCCCTGCGCGACTTCGGCTGGGCGGACCTGCTCGTCGAGGACCCGGCCGTCGCCGTCGAGGTGCTCTTCCGCCTCCAGGGTGAGCGGCTGACCGACGAGACCCTGCTCGACGAGGTCGTCCTCGCCGCGCTCGAGGGATCCGAGGCCGCCGCGGTCGTGCAGCCGCTGCCGGGTCAGGAACTGAGCAGCCGTTACGACTCCGAGGGCGTCCGCGTCGACGGGGTGTTCACCCGCCCGGTCGAGGCCGGCGCCACGGTGCTCGTGCCGTGCCGCGCCCTCGGCGGGACCGCGGTGCTCGCCGTCCCCGTCGACGGCCTGCTGCAGAAGGCGGCGCAGGGGCTCGACCTCGGCCGCCCGTGGGTGCGGGTCCGCGGCGACGTCCACCCGGGCGCGGTGGCGCACGTCGGCGGCGACGCCGCCTGGGAGCGGATGCTCGCGGCCGGCCGGCGCGCCCTCGCGGCGGAGCTGCTCGGCCTCGGCACACGGATGCTCGACCTCGCCGTCGAGCACACCAGCTCCCGCGTGCAGTTCGGGCAGGCGCTCGCGACGTTCCAGGTCGTCCGGCACAAGCTCGCCGACGTCCGCGTGTGGGGCGAGGTCGCCGAGCTCGCGTTCGCGGCGGCGTGGGAGGACACCGACCCGCTCGCGGCGACGCTCGCCAAGTCCGCGGCCGTCCGCTACACCGCCACCGCGCGCGAGCACGTGCAGCAGTTGCTCGGCGGCATGGGCTTCAGCTGGGAGCACGACTTCCACCGCTACCTGCGGCGCGCGATCGTGCTCGAGTCCCTGCTCGGCGGCGCGAGTGCGCTGCGGGCGGAGATCGGGACGTCGATCTGCGAGTCCGGGCGCCTGCCCGACCTCGCCGCGCTGTAG
- a CDS encoding acyl-CoA dehydrogenase family protein — MTLTADTIPGTIADVREQFGVWLHENSERLRELCAPGQDVAATFTAQRELQKLLFDSGWIRLGWPAELGGLGGEMVLRAVVVEELCSAGYPPPFSFGTQEVLGPAIARYAPPELAADLLPRLLSGSEYWCQGFSEPGAGSDLASLRCKAVADVDDWVVSGEKVWTSWAQVADRCLLLARTGEPNSGSRGITALMMDMDTPGIDLRPLVSMNGDAEFCSLYLDDVRIPRSRTLGEIGGGWAVAMTILASERGAAAWQRQTWMRARLHDLLKQAPDLPAAVAGEAFELIHALRLLSRRTVHALSRGEDIGATPSFDKLLMSTAEKFLFAAALEHLGSATLFDDDPTPAGWRNDYLYSRASSIYGGAAEIQRDIVAGRILRLPGRR, encoded by the coding sequence ATGACCCTCACGGCCGACACCATCCCCGGGACGATCGCGGACGTCCGCGAGCAGTTCGGGGTGTGGCTGCACGAGAACTCGGAGCGCCTGCGCGAGCTGTGCGCGCCGGGGCAGGACGTCGCGGCGACGTTCACGGCCCAGCGCGAGCTGCAGAAGCTGCTGTTCGACTCGGGCTGGATCCGGCTCGGCTGGCCCGCGGAGCTCGGTGGTCTCGGTGGCGAGATGGTCCTTCGCGCGGTCGTGGTCGAGGAGCTGTGCTCCGCCGGCTACCCGCCGCCGTTCTCGTTCGGGACGCAGGAGGTGCTCGGCCCGGCCATCGCGCGGTACGCGCCGCCGGAGCTGGCCGCGGACCTGCTGCCCCGGCTACTCAGCGGCTCGGAGTACTGGTGCCAGGGGTTCTCCGAGCCCGGTGCCGGATCTGACCTCGCGTCACTGCGGTGCAAGGCCGTGGCGGACGTCGACGACTGGGTCGTCTCCGGCGAGAAGGTCTGGACGAGCTGGGCGCAGGTGGCGGACCGCTGCCTGCTCCTCGCCCGGACCGGCGAACCCAACTCCGGCTCCCGCGGCATCACCGCGCTGATGATGGACATGGACACCCCGGGCATCGACCTGCGCCCGCTGGTCTCCATGAACGGCGACGCGGAGTTCTGTTCGCTCTACCTCGACGACGTCCGGATCCCGCGCTCGCGGACCCTCGGCGAGATCGGGGGCGGCTGGGCCGTCGCGATGACGATCCTCGCCTCGGAACGCGGTGCCGCCGCCTGGCAGCGCCAGACCTGGATGCGGGCGCGGCTGCACGACCTGCTCAAGCAAGCGCCCGACCTCCCGGCAGCCGTGGCGGGCGAGGCGTTCGAGCTCATCCATGCGCTGCGGCTGCTGTCGCGGCGCACCGTCCACGCGCTCTCGCGCGGCGAGGACATCGGGGCGACCCCGTCGTTCGACAAGCTGCTGATGTCGACGGCGGAGAAGTTCCTGTTCGCCGCGGCGCTGGAGCACCTCGGGTCCGCGACCCTGTTCGACGACGACCCGACGCCCGCCGGCTGGCGCAACGACTACCTGTACTCGCGAGCCTCGTCGATCTACGGCGGCGCCGCGGAGATCCAGCGCGACATCGTCGCGGGCCGGATTCTGCGGCTGCCGGGGAGGCGCTGA
- a CDS encoding enoyl-CoA hydratase/isomerase family protein → MSPTALEVLTSDGLPAGVAELRLTRPELLNRFDEVLLGELGPALTSLAEDPGVRAVVWTSTGKHFSAGGDTEEILASYRDPEHLSAGVERGKTLYRTFAGFPKPLVVALHGHTFGVATSLVLLADAIVTTPTARLSDPHVHMALVAGDGGAISWPVNLPLIKAKRHLLWGEPLTGQEAFDLGLVSDLVEDADKVREVAVELAGRVAALPPVAVQLTKATLNAGLAKRVDELLDVGFANEAISNRTEDVVEAVHAFKEGRPGRWTGR, encoded by the coding sequence ATGAGTCCGACCGCGCTCGAGGTGCTGACCTCGGACGGTTTGCCCGCGGGTGTGGCCGAGCTGCGGCTGACCCGGCCCGAGCTGCTCAACCGGTTCGACGAGGTGCTGCTCGGCGAACTCGGCCCGGCGCTGACCTCCCTGGCCGAGGACCCGGGCGTCCGCGCGGTCGTGTGGACCTCGACCGGCAAGCACTTCTCCGCCGGCGGCGACACCGAGGAGATCCTCGCCTCCTACCGCGACCCGGAGCACCTGAGCGCCGGCGTCGAGCGCGGCAAGACGCTGTACCGGACGTTCGCCGGCTTTCCCAAGCCGCTCGTCGTCGCGCTGCACGGGCACACCTTCGGCGTCGCGACCTCGCTGGTGCTGCTCGCCGACGCGATCGTCACCACCCCGACCGCGCGCCTGTCCGACCCGCACGTGCACATGGCCCTCGTCGCCGGTGACGGCGGCGCGATCAGCTGGCCGGTGAACCTGCCGCTGATCAAGGCCAAGCGCCACCTGCTCTGGGGCGAGCCGCTGACGGGTCAGGAGGCCTTTGACCTCGGGCTGGTCTCCGACCTCGTCGAGGACGCGGACAAGGTCCGCGAGGTCGCGGTGGAACTCGCCGGCCGCGTCGCCGCGCTGCCGCCCGTCGCCGTCCAGCTGACGAAGGCGACGCTGAACGCCGGGCTCGCGAAGCGGGTCGACGAGCTCCTCGACGTCGGCTTCGCCAATGAGGCGATCAGCAACCGCACCGAGGACGTCGTCGAGGCGGTTCACGCGTTCAAGGAAGGCCGCCCCGGCCGCTGGACGGGCCGATGA
- a CDS encoding class I adenylate-forming enzyme family protein — protein sequence MSTEFADQLAQIWGREIGPATIAGHDGLAVSPRPTEFDQLLIGAERWADREFLVQGDRRFTHGQFRASIPAAADRFAAAGVGPGDRVLLLSYNSPEFVLALWALWWLGAVPVFGNRWWSEAELEHALKVTRPVLALTDRTDWEPEGLTVHQLTTLTPAFDTASDRACARAGDEDAAALILFTSGSSGVPKAVVLSRRAVIANQHNLMLRTRRLPQDLDASRPQAVTMVCTPLFHVGGVSNILLALLIGTKMVFNHGRFDPGQVLELIEAEKVQSFAGVPTMAARLIEHDDFPRRDLSSLRALPMGGAPVPVALLERVVEKLPQLRRGGLGNNWGMTESGGFLTAAGATDLTERPGTVGRPLACVELRIDSPDADGVGEIVVRAPTVMLGYLSADGSLDGVDAEGWLRTGDLGRVDDDGYVYLLGRSKDIVIRGGENIACAHVEGTLLTHPQVREAAVFGLPHDDLGEELAAVVVHAGEAPTLAELREYLRARLAYFEVPTAWRITTDPLPTLAGEKIDKKTLKATFVRDPE from the coding sequence ATGAGCACCGAGTTCGCCGACCAGCTCGCCCAGATCTGGGGCCGCGAGATCGGGCCCGCCACGATCGCCGGGCACGACGGGCTCGCGGTGTCGCCGCGGCCGACGGAGTTCGACCAGCTGCTGATCGGCGCGGAACGGTGGGCGGACCGGGAGTTCCTCGTCCAGGGGGACCGGCGTTTCACGCACGGGCAGTTCCGGGCCTCGATCCCCGCCGCGGCCGACCGGTTCGCGGCGGCGGGCGTCGGCCCGGGCGACCGCGTCCTGCTCCTGTCCTACAACTCGCCGGAGTTCGTCCTCGCGCTCTGGGCGCTGTGGTGGCTCGGCGCGGTGCCGGTCTTCGGCAACCGCTGGTGGAGCGAGGCCGAACTCGAGCACGCTCTCAAGGTCACCCGGCCGGTGCTCGCGCTGACCGACCGGACCGACTGGGAGCCGGAAGGTCTGACGGTCCATCAGCTGACGACGCTGACGCCGGCGTTCGACACCGCCTCCGACCGCGCCTGTGCCCGCGCGGGTGACGAGGACGCCGCCGCGCTGATCCTGTTCACCTCGGGCAGCTCGGGCGTCCCGAAGGCCGTCGTGCTCTCGCGCCGGGCCGTGATCGCGAACCAGCACAACCTGATGCTCCGCACCCGGCGCCTCCCGCAGGACCTCGACGCCTCGCGCCCCCAGGCCGTGACGATGGTGTGCACGCCGCTGTTCCACGTCGGCGGGGTCAGCAACATCCTGCTGGCGCTGCTCATCGGCACGAAGATGGTCTTCAACCACGGCCGGTTCGACCCGGGCCAGGTGCTCGAGCTGATCGAGGCCGAGAAGGTCCAGAGCTTCGCCGGCGTCCCGACGATGGCCGCGCGGCTCATCGAGCACGACGACTTCCCGCGCCGCGACCTGAGCTCCCTGCGCGCGCTGCCGATGGGCGGCGCCCCGGTGCCGGTGGCCCTGCTCGAGCGCGTGGTCGAGAAGCTGCCGCAGCTGCGCCGCGGCGGGCTCGGCAACAACTGGGGCATGACCGAGTCCGGCGGTTTCCTCACCGCGGCCGGCGCCACCGACCTGACCGAGCGGCCCGGCACGGTCGGACGGCCGCTCGCCTGCGTCGAGCTCCGCATCGACTCTCCCGACGCCGACGGCGTCGGCGAGATCGTCGTCCGCGCCCCGACGGTGATGCTCGGTTACCTGAGCGCCGACGGCTCCCTCGACGGCGTCGACGCCGAGGGCTGGCTGCGCACCGGTGACCTCGGCCGCGTCGACGACGACGGTTACGTCTACCTGCTCGGCCGCTCGAAGGACATCGTGATCCGGGGCGGGGAGAACATCGCCTGCGCCCACGTCGAGGGCACGTTGCTGACGCATCCTCAGGTCCGCGAGGCGGCGGTGTTCGGGCTGCCGCACGACGACCTCGGCGAGGAGCTCGCCGCCGTCGTCGTGCACGCGGGCGAAGCCCCGACGTTGGCCGAGCTGCGGGAGTACCTGCGGGCCCGGCTCGCGTACTTCGAGGTCCCGACCGCGTGGCGGATCACCACCGATCCGCTCCCGACGCTGGCGGGCGAGAAGATCGACAAGAAGACGCTGAAGGCGACGTTCGTCCGAGATCCGGAGTGA